The following are from one region of the Tachysurus fulvidraco isolate hzauxx_2018 chromosome 15, HZAU_PFXX_2.0, whole genome shotgun sequence genome:
- the crlf3 gene encoding cytokine receptor-like factor 3 — translation MSVEAESLLQEVKECIEAAQNYRTELQQRIQGLSQARKQVRGSSTHTREVLKRHFQDLQVTLSRLLNERLNALLQEVDTIEQDSISPLDDCQKLIEHGVKMADELLREGEAAIRCGISDREDKLCSFAKKALHIQLDSLPEVPALVDVPCVSAQLDDSLLCVMQERMVRHGSVSSHPPVQIEELVERAGGVLVRWSKVDEDFFPQEYRLQYRRSSSTHYEDAYIGSECEFLLLHLDPHTDYLFRVCARGEGRTEWSPWSVPQTGYTTLTAHEWSSGVDGYILSSRRNMALRSDSSSSGSTSVLYSNSSSYFCGQTLTFKITAAGQIDKRDSVGVCVDKRSDSESLQRDQAVCISTNGAVFVNGKEMTNQLPAVTIGSAITFDMEVVSIFPANNNNPNDASSFKLRVTIGSGNREVVFDWLLDQVVDCLFFGCSFTHPGWKVLVF, via the exons GTGCGGGGAAGCTCCACTCACACTCGCGAGGTTTTGAAACGTCATTTTCAGGATCTCCAGGTGACGCTGAGCCGTTTGCTAAATGAGCGGCTGAACGCACTCCTACAGGAAGTGGACACCATCGAGCAGGACAGCATCAGTCCACTAGATGACTGCCAGAAGCTCATTGAACATGGCGTCAAAATGGCGGACGAGCTCTTGCGTGAAG GTGAAGCTGCGATACGCTGTGGGATCAGTGACCGAGAGGACAAACTGTGCAGCTTCGCTAAAAAAGCCCTACACATCCAACTAGACAG CCTCCCCGAGGTGCCGGCGCTGGTGGACGTGCCGTGTGTGTCGGCGCAGTTAGACGACTCGTTGCTGTGTGTGATGCAGGAGCGAATGGTGCGTCATGGGAGTGTGTCGTCACATCCGCCTGTACAGATAGAGGAGCTGGTTGAGAGAGCAGGTGGAGTGCTGGTGCGCTGGagcaag gtggatgAGGACTTCTTCCCTCAGGAGTACAGACTGCAGTACAGACGCAGTAGCTCCACCCACTATGAAGACGCCTACATCGGGAGCGAGTGTGAGTTTCTGCTGCTGCACCTGGACCCTCACACGGATTACCTGTTccgagtgtgtgcgcgtggcgAGGGACGCACCGAATGGAGCCCATGGAGCGTCCCACAGACCGgatacacaacactcacagcacacg agtggaGTTCAGGTGTGGACGGCTATATTCTGAGCAGCAGGAGGAACATGGCCCTGCGCAGTGACTCGTCTTCTTCAGGCAGCACTTCAGTGCTTTACTCCAACTCGTCGTCTTACTTCTGTGGACAAACTCTCACCTTCAA gattACAGCAGCTGGACAGATAGATAAGCGTGAcagtgtgggggtgtgtgtggataaACGCAGTGATTCAGAATCTCTGCAGAGGGACCAGGCTGTCTGTATCTCCACTAACG GTGCTGTGTTCGTTAACGGGAAAGAAATGACCAATCAGCTACCTGCCGTCACCATCGGCTCGGCCATCACCTTCGACATGGAAGTGGTCAGCATTTTTCCCGCCAACAACAATAACCCAAATGATGCGAGCAGCTTCAAACTGCGGGTTACGATTGGTTCAGGGAACAGAGAGGTGGTTTTCGATTGGCTGCTCGACCAAGTTGTGGACTGCCTCTTCTTTGGCTGTTCCTTCACACACCCGGGCTGGAAAGTGCTAGTTTTCTAG